The Meles meles chromosome 6, mMelMel3.1 paternal haplotype, whole genome shotgun sequence genome has a window encoding:
- the LOC123944393 gene encoding olfactory receptor 11H6-like, with the protein MNMSGVSTVTEFILLSFPCSRKVQVILFMLFLVSYILTLMGNGAIVCAVKLDRRLHTPMYILLANFSFLEICYVNTTVPNMLKNFLSETKTISFMACFFQFYFFFSMGITETLLLPLMAFDRYLAICQPLHYPVIMNNHLCMNLVALCWITAFLCYPIPIYCITQLPFCGPNTIDHFVCDPGPLLALSCIPAPGIELSCSILSSLIIFITFFFILGSYTLVLRAVLRVPSAAGRRKAFSTCGSHLAVVSLFYGSIMVMYISPTSGNPGGIQKIVTLFYSSVTPLINPLIYSLRNKDMKAALRKIHMCTGISQSK; encoded by the coding sequence ATGAATATGTCAGGAGTCAGCACAGTGACTGAATTCATACTCCTGAGTTTTCCGTGTTCCAGGAAGGTTCAGGTCATCCTCTTCATGCTGTTCTTGGTGTCCTACATCCTGACACTGATGGGGAATGGGGCCATTGTCTGTGCAGTGAAGCTGGATCGCAGGCTTCACACCCCCATGTACATTCTGCTGGCCAACTTTTCATTCCTGGAGATCTGCTATGTCAACACAACTGTTCCCAACATGTTAAAGAACTTCTTATCTGAGACCAAAACCATCTCTTTCATGGCTTGTTTCTTCCagttctacttcttcttctccatGGGTATCACTGAGACCCTCTTACTGCCCCTCATGGCTTTTGATCGTTATCTGGCCATCTGCCAGCCTCTCCATTATCCTGTCATTATGAACAACCATCTCTGCATGAACCTGGTGGCCCTGTGCTGGATCACAGCTTTCCTCTGCTATCCGATCCCTATCTATTGTATCACACAACTCCCTTTTTGTGGCCCCAACACCATTGACCACTTTGTATGTGACCCTGGGCCTCTTCTGGCCCTGTCCTGCATCCCTGCCCCTGGAATTGAGCTTTCCTGTTCTATATTGAGCTCTCTTATTATCTTCATCaccttctttttcattcttgggTCCTACACCCTGGTTCTCAGAGCAGTGCTGCGTGTCCCTTCAGCAGCTGGCCGACGTAAGGCCTTCTCCACCTGTGGTTCCCACCTGGCTGTGGTGTCTCTCTTCTATGGATCCATCATGGTGATGTACATTAGCCCAACCTCTGGAAATCCAGGTGGGATACAGAAGATTGTAACCTTGTTCTACTCATCGGTGACCCCACTTATAAACCCACTGATCTATAGTCTCCGAAACAAAGACATGAAAGCTGCCTTGAGAAAAATTCATATGTGCACAGGAATTAGTCAAAGCAAATGA